AGCACGCGGCCCAGCGCATCGGGCAGGGCGACGGTCTCCGCCGGCAGAGGGGCGAAGGCCGACAGGATGCGGGCGCGCGCCTCGGCGACGGAGATCATCAGATTATGCTCCTGCGGATGGGACGGCGGTGGTGGACGCACCCCATTCGCCGCTCTTGCCGCCGGCCTTGTGCAGCAGGCGGACGTTGGTGATGGTCATGCCGCGGTCCACCGCCTTGCACATGTCGTAAACGGTCAGCGCCGCGACGGTGACGGCGGTCAGCGCCTCCATCTCCACGCCGGTCTGGCCCTTCAGCTTGCAGGTGGCGGTCACGTCCACGGCGTTGCGGGCGGGATCGCAGGAAAGGTCGACCTTGACCGAGGTCAGCATCAGCGGGTGGCACAGCGGGATCAGGTCCGGCGTGCGCTTGGCCCCCATGATGCCGGCCAGCCGGGCGACCGACAGAACGTCGCCCTTCTTCACTCCGCCCTGCATGATGAGCGCCAGGGTCTCCGGCTGCATCAACACAGTGGCGGCGGCGGTGGCGGTGCGTTCGGTGTCCGCCTTGTCGGAGACATCGACCATCACCGCCTTGCCCTCGGCATCGAAATGGGTGAAGCCGGTCATCGGACGGTCTCCAGAAGCGGTTTTTCCATGAAGACGCTGACGCCGTTGTCTTCATAGCAGGCATAGGGGCCGCGGTCGGCGAACCCGGCCTTGCGGTAGAGCGCCAGCGCCTCGTGCTGGTGGATGCCGGATTCGAGCAGCAGGGCGGTCAGCCCCTCGTCCCGCGCCTGTTCCTCCAGCCGGGCGAGCAGTCGGTCGCCGATGCGGTGGCCGCGGGCGGCGGGATCGACATACATGCGCTTCACCTCGCCGTATCCGGTCTGATCGACGCGGAGCGCGGCGCAGCCGACCGGAACGCCGTCCTTGCGGGCGACGAAGAAACGCACGTCCGGCGCCTCCAGGGAGTCGATGTCCAGCAGATGGCAGGTGTCCGCCGGATAGAGGTCCAGCAGATAGCGGTCGAGCGCGGCGACCAGTGCGATCACCGCATCCTGACGCGGGCTTTCCGCGGCGATGGCGATGTCATTGGTTGAAGTGGCCGCCATCGGATCAGACCGGGGCCAGCAGGGCGCGGGTGGCGGCGGTGACGTCCGCCTGCCGCATCAGCGATTCGCCGACCAGGAAGCAGCGCGCCCCGACCTTCGCCATGCGGGCCAGATCGGCGGGGGTGTAGAGCCCGCTTTCGGCGACCAGCATGCGGTCGGCCGGGACATTGGCCGCCAGTTCCTCCGTCGTCGCGATGTCGACGGCGAGCGTCTTGAGGTTGCGGTTGTTGACGCCCAGCAGCGGCGTTTTCAGCAGCAGCGCGCGGTCCAGCTCGGCGCGGTCATGCACCTCGACCAGCACGTCCAGACCCTGGCCGATCGCGGCATCCTCGATCTCCGCCGCCTGGGCGTCGGACAGTGAGGCCATGATGATGAGGATGCAGTCGGCCCCCAGCGCGCGGGCCTCCACGATCTGATAGGGATCGACCATGAAGTCCTTGCGCAGCACCGGCAGATCGACCGCGGCGCGGGCGGCCACCAGATACTCGTCCCTGCCCTGGAAATAGGGCCCGTCGGTCAGCACCGACAGGCAGGTCGCCCCGCCCTCGCGATAGGCGCGGGCCAGCGCCGGCGGGTCGAAGTCGGCGCGGATCAAGCCCTTGGACGGGCTGGCCTTCTTGATCTCGGCGATCAGCCCGTAGCGGCCGGCCTCCACCGCGGCGCCGAGCGCCCGGATGAAGCCGCGCGGCGGGTTGGTCTCGTTGGCGGCCTTGGCGGCGGCCTCGACCTCCGACAGCGGGCGGGCGGCCTTGCGGGAGGCGACCAGCGCGCGCTTGTCGTCGTTGATGCGGGTCAGAGCGTCGCTCATCAGGCCACCGCCTCGTTGGTGATGGCGACCAGCCGGCGCAGGCGGTCGCGGGCGCCGCCGCTGTCGATGGCGTCGGCGGCCATCGCCACACCCTCCTTCAGCGTCGCGGCCTTGCCGGCCACATGCAGGGCGGCGGCAGCGTTCAGCAGCACGATGTCGCGGTAGGGGCTGCGCACCCCGTCGAACAGGGCGTGGATCGCCTCGGCGTTGACCTGGGCGTCGCCACCCTTCAGGTCCTCGATGCGGGCGCGGGGCAGACCGGCGTCCTCCGGCGTCACCTCGAACACCGTCACCTCGCCGTCCTTCAACTGGGCGACGGTGGTGGGGCCGGTGGTGGTGATCTCGTCAAGCCCGTCGGAGCCATGGACGATCCAGGCGGCTTCGGACCCCAGCCGCTTCAGCACCTGGGCCAGCGGCTCCACCCACTGCTTGGAGAAGACGCCGAGGACTTGGCGCTTGGCCGTCGCCGGGTTGGCGAGCGGACCCAGCAGGTTGAAGACGGTGCGGGTGCCGAGCTCGACCCGCGTGGGGCCGACGTTGCGCATGGCGATATGGTGGCGCGGCGCCATCAGGAAGGCGATGTGGGCATCCCACAGCGCCTTGCGCACCAGCGCGAAGTCGCAGTCGAGGTTGACGCCCAGCGAACCCAGCACGTCGGCCGCACCGGATTTGGAGGAGATGGCGCGGTTGCCGTGCTTGGCGACCGGCACGCCGCAGGACGACACCACCAGCGCCGCGGCGGTGGAGATGTTGTAGGTGCCGGCGCCGTCGCCGCCGGTGCCGCAGGTGTCGATGGTGCCGGGAGGCGCCTCCACCGGGATCGCCTTCGCGCGCATGACGCGGGCGGCGCCGGTGATCTCGTCCACCGTCTCGCCGCGGACGCGGAGCGCCATCAGGAAGCCGCCCATCTGCGACGGGGTGGCGTTGCCGGACATGATGATGTCGAAGGCGAAGCCGGCCTCGGCCTCGGTCAGGGCGGCGCCGGTGGCGACCTTGCCCAGGATGGCCTTCATATCAGTGAGGTCGCCGCTCATGCTGCGGTCTCCAGGGTCGCGTTCTCCGGGCGGGGACGGGTCAGGTCCAGGAAGTTCTGCAGAATCTTGTGGCCGTGCTCGCTCTCGATGCTCTCGGGATGGAACTGCACGCCGTGGATCGGCAACTCGCGGTGCGCCAGCGCCATGATGAGGCCGTCGGCTGTCTCGCCGGTCACCTCCAGGCAGGCGGGCAGCGTCTCGCGCTCGACGATCAGCGAGTGGTAACGCGTGGCGCGGAACGGGCTGGGCAGGCCGGCCAGCACGCCGCGGCCCTGGTGCAGGATGTTGTCGACCTTGCCGTGCATCGGCACCGGCGCGCGGATCACCCGGCCGCCGAAGGACTGGCCGATGGACTGGTGGCCCAGGCAGACGCCCAACAGCGGCAGGCGGGCCTTCGCGGCGGCGTCTATCAGGGGCAGGCAGATGCCGGCGCGGTCGGGATCGCAGGGGCCGGGGGACAGCACGATACCGTCGGGGCGCAATGCCATCGCCTCCTGCACCGTCAGGGCGTCGTTGCGGCTGACCTGCACGTCGGCGCCAAGCTCGCCCAGGTAATGGACGAGGTTGTAGGTAAAGCTGTCGTAGTTATCGATGAGCAGCAGCATGCGCCTTCCGCCTTCCACCTTCGCCCGGCCAACTTCGCCCGGGCCGTCTGGACCGTTCCGGCCCTGTTCCAACGCGGGGCCGTTCCGGCCCTGTTCCAACGAGGAACACCCTAGCGGCTGAGGGGGCGGATTTCCAGCCTCCGCGCAGAACTTCGCCGCGTCACCGGCAGTCGAGCTGCGGCGGTGTCTTCGGGTCGTCCAGGACGGTGCCGCGGATGTCGGTCACCAGCGTCAGGGTGCAGCGGCGGATATGGGACGGCAGGTCGGCGGCGAGCGTCGCCTGGGTGTCGCGGTAGCGGCAGACCAGGAAGATGTTCCGTCGCCGGGCGCCGGTGAACTCCCAGACCTGGACGATGCTGCGGCCGCGCCGGACCTCGCGGTCGGGGGCCAGCGAGGCCGGAGAGGAGCTGGTCATTTCGCTGGCGCGGTCGCCCTCGACGATGGTGATGCCGGCGAAGCCGTGGCTGTCGTGGCCGGGGTAGGGCGACCAGCCGCCGGGGGCGTCGGGCTGCGCCTGGACCGTCAGGCTGGCCGGGCATTGCAGGCCGCCGGCGGCCTGCGCCGGGGCGGAAGTGGCCAGCAGGAGCGCTGCGGTAACAAAGATCGGACGCATCGGACGGACTCTTCTGGGTGGGCATGGCCGGTGAGCGCAGGGGGGCTGCAGCCCCGATCCTTTGCGCCGTTTGGGCGGTTGCGGCGGCGGCGGCGGGGTGCCACTGTGCGGCGCTCCGGTCGCAGGATGGACATCGTCACCATGGCCCGCAAGGCGCCTTCGAAAGCCCGCAGAACTTCGCTTCCCCCGTTTCTCTCGAATCCCTTCGTTCTGGCTCTGGCTGCGGTCGCCGCGGTGTTCGCCGTGGCGATGGGCGTCGCCACGTTGACCGGCGGACGGTCCGGCGGAGAAAAGGCACCGCAGGCGCCGGTTCAGCAGGCCGCGGTGCCGCCTGCGCCGGCCTCCGCGCCGCCCGCATCGCCGCCTTCAACGCCTGCGGTCAAGGCCGAGGCGCCGGTGCATGCGGCGGAAGGGCCGGAACATGCGGTGCCGGAGAAGCCGGCGCAGGATAAGGTCGAGGCGCGTCCGCCGGCCACGACGGTGGCGATGCTGCCGCCGCCCGTGCCGCCGGCCCAGCCGCCGGTGCAGGCACCTTCGGGCAACGCCGCGCTGTGGCGCAAGAACGCGCTGCCGGCCGAGGTGCCGCCGGGCAGGCCGATCATCGCCATCGTCATCGACGACATGGGGCTGGACCGCAAACGCTCGGCGCGGATGGCCGGGCTCCATGGGCCGCTGACGCTGTCCTGGCTGCCCTATGCCCGCGACCTGTCGGCCCAATCGAAGGCGGCCCGCGCCAATGGGCACGAGCTGATGCTGCACATGCCGATGGAGCCCAGCGTGAAGGCCGATCCGGGGCCGAACGCTCTGCTGGTCTCGCTGGGCAAGGGCGAGATCGTGAAGCGGTTCCGCGCCGCGCTGGACAGCTTCGACGGCTATGTCGGGGTGAACAACCATATGGGCAGCCGGTTCACCGCCGACCGGGCGGCGCTGGCGCCGGTACTGGCGGAGCTGCACCGCCGCGGGCTGCTGTGGCTGGACAGCCGGACGACGCCCAACAGCGCCGGAATCGGGCTGGCGCGGGAGCTGAAGATGCCCTGGGTCGGCCGCGACATCTTCCTCGACAACGAGGAGACGGTGGCGGCGGTGAAGGCCCAATTGGCGAAGACGGAGCAGGTGGCGAAGCGGCAGGGCTATGCCGTCGCCATCGGTCACCCGCATGATGCGACAATCGAGGCTCTGGCGTCCTGGCTGCCGGATGTGCAAAAGCGTGGCTTCGTTCTTGTCCCGGTCAGCGCGGTGGTGCGGACGCACCATGCCGGCGGCTGACCCGACCGAAAAGGGGAGCCCCGTGACGATGGCCGATGCGTACAAGGTGGATGGGATGACCTGCGGCGGCTGCGCCCGCTCCGTTTCCAATGCGATCACCAAGGCGGCGCCCGATGCCGCGGTGACCGTCGACCTCGCCACCGGCACCGTGTTGGTCGATGGCGGCGTGCCGGCCGATGTGGTGCGGCAGGCGGTCGAGGCTGCCGGTTTCGATTTCGCTGGGGCTGCCGCCTGATCCTGCTTGGGTGCGGCGCAACAAAACCATTTTATTGTTATGGATATTGCGGCATGCTCGGGACGATGCGATCCGTTCCGCGAGGGTGCGATGCCGCTCTATTCCTATCGCTGCAAGGCCTGCGACCATGGGTTCGAGTCCCTGGTGCGCTCCGGTGAGACGCCCGCCTGCCCATCCTGTGGCAGCGCCGACCTGACCCGCCAGCTTTCGAACGTGGCGCCGGAAGGCAAGTCCGGCGCCATCGTCCAGTCCGCCCGCCGGATGGCGGCGAAGGAGGGGCATTTCAGCAATTATTCCCGGTCGGAGCGGCCCAAGGCGTAGGGCGGCCTCAGGCCACCTCGGCCGTCACCGTCGCGGCGATCCACGCCTCGACCCGCTCGGCCGCCGACTGCCAGTCCTGCTCCAGCATCATCGCGTGGCCCATGCCCGGCATGAACACCGGCCGGGTGCCCAGCGCGGCCGCGGTGGCGACGACCTCGGCACGTGGGAACAGCAGGTCTTCCTCCGCGCCCATCACCAGCATCGGCATGTCGCGCGGCGGCAGGACGGGGAAGGGGATCCAGCCGCCGATGTCCAGCAGGACGCGGCGCGACTCCTCCTGCAGGTAGCTCTCGTACTTGGCGGCTTCGGCGCGCGGCATCTTGTCGGAGAACATGGCGCGGCGGATGGCGTCGGGGTCGATCGCCTTCTCGCCGAAGGTCATCAGCATCGACATCTGCTGGAACACATAAGGCGAGCGCCAAGCCAGCCCCATGGTGGAGGACAGCAGGCCGTAGGGCGGGGCGGACGCCATCAGCACGCCGGCGGGAAAGCGGCGCTTCGCCAGCGCGCGCTGCACCACCATGCCGCCCATCGAATGGCCGATCAGAACCGGCGGGGCGGAGAGGCGATCTGCCGCCTCCAGCACGTCATCGATGTAATCGGCGATGCCGAAATCATGCAGCCGGTCGCGCCCTTCGCTGTTGCAATGCCCACGCAACGAGACGGCATGGGCTTCCCACCCGCGCGCGGCGAACCAAGGCAGGAACTTGGCATCCCAGATCCAGGCGCCGCTGAAGGCGCCATGGACGAACAGGAGCGGCGGCGCTTTCGGCGTGCTGATGGGCGGCGTGCCGGCGGGACGGCGGCTGATGATTTCCAGGGTCGACATCGCATCGCAGGTTGTTGTTTTGCACTGCAATAAGCATGGTGGGCGAACGGGCACCTGTCCAGCCATGGGGCGGGCAACCCTGCCCTGTAAGGGGACTTGAGCCGTTTGACGCCGCCGGTGCGGTTTGCGACAGTCCGGACCCGCACTGCAGAACCGGAGAGCGCCCGTGCCGAACCCACCGGTCCTTGATCCCGCGACGTTGGCCGCCGAAACCGGCGCCACCGACTATCCGCAGCCGTTCCGGGCGCAGGTCGCCGGGCGGCACCGGGTCGTGCTGGGCGATCCGCTGGGCCTGAGCAATTTCGGCGTCAACCTGACCCGGCTGGCGCCCGGCGCTTCCTCCGCCCTGCGCCACTGGCACAGCAAACAGGACGAGTTCGTCTATGTGGTGGAGGGCGAGCTGACGCTGGTGACCGACGCGGGGGAGACGCTGCTGACCGCCGGCATGTGCGCCGGATTCCCGCATGGCGTCGCCGACGGGCACCGGCTGATCAACCGCAGCGACCGCCCGGCCAGCTATCTGGAGGTCGGCGACCGCAGCGCCGGCGACGAGATCGACTATTCCGACGAGGACATGGTCTGGCGCGACGGCGCCTATCGGTATCGCGACGGGACCGCCTGGGAATGAAGGTTGGGGGAATGAACGCCGATCTGACGCTGGTGCTGGGCGGCGCGCGGTCGGGCAAGAGCCGCTATGCCGAGGAACTGGTGACCGCGCTGGGGGGCCCGCGCGTCTACATCGCCACCTCGCAGGTGTGGGATTCGGAAATGGCGGAGCGGGTGGCGAAGCACCGCGACGACCGTGGCCCCGACTGGACGACGGTGGAGGAGCCGCGCGACCTGACCGGGGTTTTGCGCCGTCATGCCGCCGAGGGCACCGGAATCCTGGTCGATTGCCTGACCCTGTGGCTGACGAATCTGATGATGGCGGAGGCCGACGTCGCGGCGGAGACGGCGGCGCTGATCGAGCTTCTGCCGACTCTGCCGGGCCGGGTGATCCTGGTCTCCAACGAGGTCGGGATGGGCATCGTGCCCGACAATGCGCTGGCGCGCCGTTTCCGCGACCATGCCGGCCGCCTGCACCAATCCATCGCGGCCGTGGCGCCGCGCGTCGTGCTGACCGTCGCCGGTCTGCCGATGTTCGTGAAGGGAACTCCGATATGACCGCCGACACCGAAGACCTTAACCGCCGCCACGCCGAGAAGATGAAGCGGCGCAAGGCGTTGCAGGAGCGGGCTCTCGCCTCCAAGACGGTGGAGAAGGGCCTGCTGATGGTCCACACCGGCAAGGGCAAGGGCAAGTCCACCGCCGCCTTCGGCCTGATGATGCGCGCCGTCGGCCACGGCATGCGCGTGGGCATGGTGCAGTTCGTCAAGGGCGCCTGGTCCACCGGCGAGACGGTGGCGCTGGAGCGATTCGAGGATCTGGTCGATTTCTACACGATGGGCGAAGGCTTCACCTGGGACACGCAGGACCGCGCCCGCGACATCGCCGCCGCCGAGGCCGCCTGGGCCAAGGCCAAGGAGCTGATGGCCGACCCGCGCTATCGCCTGATCGTGCTGGACGAGCTGAACATCGTGCTGCGCATGGACTACCTGCCGCTGGACGAGGTGCTGGCGACGCTGGCCGCCCGCCGGCCCGACCTGCATGTCTGCATCACCGGCCGCAACGCCAAGCCGGAGCTGATCGCCGCCGCCGACCTCGTCACCGAGATGACGCTGGTCAAGCACCCGTTCGAGGCCGGGGTGAAGGCCCAGGCCGGCATCGAGTTCTGAGTTATGCGAACTCGGGCGATGCGATCTCGCGCGATCATGCTGCAAGGCACCGGCTCGGACGTCGGCAAGTCGCTGCTGGTGGCCGGCCTGTGCCGGGCGCTGGTGCGGCGTGGGCTGACCGTCCGGCCGTTCAAGCCGCAGAACATGTCCAACAACGCGGCGGTGACGGCGGATGGCGGCGAGATCGGCCGTGCCCAGGCGCTCCAGGCGCGGGCCTGCGGCGTGGCGCCCAGCGTCCATATGAACCCGGTGCTGCTGAAGCCGCAGTCGGACGTCGGATCCCAAGTGGTGGTGCGCGGTGTGGTGGTCGGTACCGCGCGGGCCGCCGACTATCAGGCGCGCAAGCGCGAACTGCTGGGCACCGTGCTGGACAGTTTCGAGCGGCTGCGGGCCGAGGCCGACATCGTGGTGGTCGAGGGCGCCGGCAGCCCGGCGGAGGTCAATCTGCGGGCCGGCGACATCGCCAACATGGGCTTTGCGACGGCTGCCGACGTGCCGGTCTTGCTGGTCGGCGACATCGACCGCGGCGGCGTGATCGCCAGTCTGGTCGGCACCCACGCACTTCTACCAAAATCTGAGCAGGAGCGGATCAAGGGCTTTCTCATCAACAAGTTCCGCGGCGATGTTCGCCTGTTCGATGAAGGGCTGCGGATCATCGAGAGCCACACCGGCTGGCGCGGATTCGGCGTGGTGCCCTGGCTGCATGAGGCGGCGACCCTGCCGGCGGAGGATGCGGTGGCGCTAGACCGGCCGCGCGCTGCGGGGAACGGGTCGTTGCGCGTCGCGGTGCCGATGCTGTCGCGCATCGCCAACTTCGACGATTTCGATCCGCTGGCGCAGGAGCCGGGTGTCGCGCTGACCATGGTCCGTCCTGGACAGCCGCTGCCCGGTGACGCCGATCTGGTGATCCTGCCCGGCACCAAGGCGACGATTGCCGATCTCGCCTTCCTGCGGGCGCAGGGCTGGGACATTGACCTGATGGCCCATTGGCGGCGCGGTGGGCGGGTGCTGGGGATCTGCGGCGGCTATCAGATGCTGGGCCGGCGCATCGCCGATCCGGACGGCATCGAGGGGCTGCCTGGCGAGGCCGCCGGGCTCGGACTGCTGGATGTCGAGACGGTGCTGATGGGGCCGAAGGTGCTGGAGGAGGCACGCGGCACGGAGCGCCGCACCGGGGCGGCTGTTGCAGGCTATGAGATGCACATGGGGCGCACCGAAGGGCCGGACCGGGCGCGGCCGATGCTGGAGCTTGCGGGCGGCGTGACGGACGGCGCGGAGTCGGCGGACGGGCGGGTTGCCGGCTGCTATCTGCACGGGCTGTTCGGCGCGGACGGATTCCGTGCAGCCTATCTGCGCCGGCTGGGCGGCGATGGGTCGGATTTGGCCTATGGCGTGGCGGTGGAGCGGGCGCTCGACGCCGTTGCCGACCGGCTGGAGTTGGCGGTCGATGTCGACGGGCTGCTGGCGGTGGCCGAGGGCGCTTAACGCGTCGGTTGGGAAGACGGGGCGGCGGAACGTCGCCGCCCTCTCTGACTTAGCGGGCGAGCGGAATATGCTCCCCGGAACTGCGCGGCAGCACGCCCTCCAGGCGCGGATCGCGGACCTCGCGGGCGACATGGCGGGTCGGAACGAAGCCCATGCTCTGATAGAGCGGCAGCGCCTTCGGATGGTCGAAGGTGCAGGTGTTGACAAGCAGCTTGGCCGTGCCGCCGTCCCAGGCCTTGCGGATGATGGTGTCGAGCAGCCAGGGGCCGAGCTTGTGGCCGATGAAGTCGGGGATCAGCCCGAAATAGGAGAGATCGGTCTCCTGCGTCCGCCGGTCCAACTCGCCATAGCCGGCGGGCGTGCCGTCGACATACAGCACCCAGACCTCCACCAGCGGATCGTGGATCGAGCGCTCCAGCTCCTTGCGCGGCATGCGGCGACGCTCGTGCCACAGCCAGGGTTCGCCCACCGTGTCGTAGAGATAGCGGTAGAAGGACCAGGTCGGCGGGTTGGCCCGCACCAGGGAAAGGTTGCCGGCCGGCTGGCGCACGGGCGCGTGGGCCGGCGGTGCGGTCATCTCCAGGTAGGTGACGATCACCGACAGATGGTTGGGCCGGCTGGCGGCCGGGACGGCGGGGCGGGTCAGGGAGAAGGGTTGGTCAGCCATTTCTGCATCATCGTGACGGGCGATCTGGCATAGCCCAGCCTTTCATAGAAGGCCAGCACCCGTTGGTTGGTCTCACGGACGAGGAGCTGGACCTTCGGCATCCCGGCAGCAGCCAGCCAGTCTTCGGCCTCCGCCACCATGCGCCAGCCGAGCCCTTGTCCCTGCAAAGCCGGATCGACGGCGACGTAATAGATCCAGCCGCGATGGCCGTCCTGCCCGACCATGGCGGTTGCGACGATCCGGTTATCGGCGACCGCCGCCAGTACGGTCGAACTGGTCTTCGACAAAGCCAGCGCGAAGTCCGCCGCCGGGTCGTTCCACGGCACCACCAGCCCGCAGGCGGTCCACAGCGCCACGACGGCGTCGCGGTCTACCGCCGTGCAGGGTCGGACGGAGAGGGTCACGGTTGCCGGGGTCCCGTTTCCAGCGGCAGATCCTCGCGCAGGCCCCACTCGGCCCAGGAGCCGTCATAGATCGCCACGTCCGGCTTGCCGGCGGTGGCGAGGCCGAGCGCGATGACGCAGGCGGTGATGCCGCTGCCGCAGGAGGCGACGACCGGCCGGTCGAGGTCCAGCCCGGCGGCGCGCGCCTTCCCGGCGATGACGTCCGGCGGCAGCAGGGTCTTGGCCTCGGCGTCGATCAGGTCGGTGTGCGACAGGTTGAAGCTGCCGGGAATCCGTCCGCTGCGGCGGCCGGGCCAGGGCTCCGCCACCGCGCCCTCGAATCGCGGCTGAGCGCGGGCGTCGGTCACCTGATCGGCGCGGGCGTCGATGTTGGCGAGAACCTGATCGGCACTGCGGATCAGCTCCGGCCGCTTGCGCGCGGTGAAGACCGACGGCTGGACCGGGGCGGCCTCGCCCGAGTCGGTCGGGCGTCCCTCCGTCAGCCATTTCGGCAGGCCGCCGTCCAGCACCGCCACCCGGTCGAAGCCGAACAGGCGGAACAGCCACCAGACGCGCGCCGCCGCGGTCGCCATGCCGGCGCTGTCATAGACCACCACCGTGTCGCCGTCGCCGATGCCGAGTGCACCGATCTTGGCGGCGAAGGTCGCCTCGTCGGGGGCCATATGAGGCAGGGGCGCGGTGCTCGGCGCCGCCACCTCGTCGACGTCGCACAGCCGGGCGCCGGGGATATGACAGGCGGCGAAGTCCGCCCGGATGTCGCGCTTCAGGGCCGGCATGTGCCAGGACCCGTCGAGAATCTTCAAGCCGGCCCGGCCCAGATTGCGGGCGAGCCAGTCGGTGG
The Azospirillum sp. TSA2s DNA segment above includes these coding regions:
- the moaC gene encoding cyclic pyranopterin monophosphate synthase MoaC, yielding MTGFTHFDAEGKAVMVDVSDKADTERTATAAATVLMQPETLALIMQGGVKKGDVLSVARLAGIMGAKRTPDLIPLCHPLMLTSVKVDLSCDPARNAVDVTATCKLKGQTGVEMEALTAVTVAALTVYDMCKAVDRGMTITNVRLLHKAGGKSGEWGASTTAVPSAGA
- a CDS encoding GNAT family N-acetyltransferase — encoded protein: MAATSTNDIAIAAESPRQDAVIALVAALDRYLLDLYPADTCHLLDIDSLEAPDVRFFVARKDGVPVGCAALRVDQTGYGEVKRMYVDPAARGHRIGDRLLARLEEQARDEGLTALLLESGIHQHEALALYRKAGFADRGPYACYEDNGVSVFMEKPLLETVR
- the trpC gene encoding indole-3-glycerol phosphate synthase TrpC, encoding MSDALTRINDDKRALVASRKAARPLSEVEAAAKAANETNPPRGFIRALGAAVEAGRYGLIAEIKKASPSKGLIRADFDPPALARAYREGGATCLSVLTDGPYFQGRDEYLVAARAAVDLPVLRKDFMVDPYQIVEARALGADCILIIMASLSDAQAAEIEDAAIGQGLDVLVEVHDRAELDRALLLKTPLLGVNNRNLKTLAVDIATTEELAANVPADRMLVAESGLYTPADLARMAKVGARCFLVGESLMRQADVTAATRALLAPV
- the trpD gene encoding anthranilate phosphoribosyltransferase, producing the protein MSGDLTDMKAILGKVATGAALTEAEAGFAFDIIMSGNATPSQMGGFLMALRVRGETVDEITGAARVMRAKAIPVEAPPGTIDTCGTGGDGAGTYNISTAAALVVSSCGVPVAKHGNRAISSKSGAADVLGSLGVNLDCDFALVRKALWDAHIAFLMAPRHHIAMRNVGPTRVELGTRTVFNLLGPLANPATAKRQVLGVFSKQWVEPLAQVLKRLGSEAAWIVHGSDGLDEITTTGPTTVAQLKDGEVTVFEVTPEDAGLPRARIEDLKGGDAQVNAEAIHALFDGVRSPYRDIVLLNAAAALHVAGKAATLKEGVAMAADAIDSGGARDRLRRLVAITNEAVA
- a CDS encoding aminodeoxychorismate/anthranilate synthase component II — encoded protein: MLLLIDNYDSFTYNLVHYLGELGADVQVSRNDALTVQEAMALRPDGIVLSPGPCDPDRAGICLPLIDAAAKARLPLLGVCLGHQSIGQSFGGRVIRAPVPMHGKVDNILHQGRGVLAGLPSPFRATRYHSLIVERETLPACLEVTGETADGLIMALAHRELPIHGVQFHPESIESEHGHKILQNFLDLTRPRPENATLETAA
- a CDS encoding STY0301 family protein, yielding MRPIFVTAALLLATSAPAQAAGGLQCPASLTVQAQPDAPGGWSPYPGHDSHGFAGITIVEGDRASEMTSSSPASLAPDREVRRGRSIVQVWEFTGARRRNIFLVCRYRDTQATLAADLPSHIRRCTLTLVTDIRGTVLDDPKTPPQLDCR
- a CDS encoding divergent polysaccharide deacetylase family protein, with amino-acid sequence MDIVTMARKAPSKARRTSLPPFLSNPFVLALAAVAAVFAVAMGVATLTGGRSGGEKAPQAPVQQAAVPPAPASAPPASPPSTPAVKAEAPVHAAEGPEHAVPEKPAQDKVEARPPATTVAMLPPPVPPAQPPVQAPSGNAALWRKNALPAEVPPGRPIIAIVIDDMGLDRKRSARMAGLHGPLTLSWLPYARDLSAQSKAARANGHELMLHMPMEPSVKADPGPNALLVSLGKGEIVKRFRAALDSFDGYVGVNNHMGSRFTADRAALAPVLAELHRRGLLWLDSRTTPNSAGIGLARELKMPWVGRDIFLDNEETVAAVKAQLAKTEQVAKRQGYAVAIGHPHDATIEALASWLPDVQKRGFVLVPVSAVVRTHHAGG
- a CDS encoding heavy-metal-associated domain-containing protein, whose protein sequence is MADAYKVDGMTCGGCARSVSNAITKAAPDAAVTVDLATGTVLVDGGVPADVVRQAVEAAGFDFAGAAA
- a CDS encoding zinc ribbon domain-containing protein, whose translation is MPLYSYRCKACDHGFESLVRSGETPACPSCGSADLTRQLSNVAPEGKSGAIVQSARRMAAKEGHFSNYSRSERPKA
- a CDS encoding alpha/beta hydrolase, whose product is MSTLEIISRRPAGTPPISTPKAPPLLFVHGAFSGAWIWDAKFLPWFAARGWEAHAVSLRGHCNSEGRDRLHDFGIADYIDDVLEAADRLSAPPVLIGHSMGGMVVQRALAKRRFPAGVLMASAPPYGLLSSTMGLAWRSPYVFQQMSMLMTFGEKAIDPDAIRRAMFSDKMPRAEAAKYESYLQEESRRVLLDIGGWIPFPVLPPRDMPMLVMGAEEDLLFPRAEVVATAAALGTRPVFMPGMGHAMMLEQDWQSAAERVEAWIAATVTAEVA
- a CDS encoding cupin domain-containing protein, whose amino-acid sequence is MPNPPVLDPATLAAETGATDYPQPFRAQVAGRHRVVLGDPLGLSNFGVNLTRLAPGASSALRHWHSKQDEFVYVVEGELTLVTDAGETLLTAGMCAGFPHGVADGHRLINRSDRPASYLEVGDRSAGDEIDYSDEDMVWRDGAYRYRDGTAWE
- the cobU gene encoding bifunctional adenosylcobinamide kinase/adenosylcobinamide-phosphate guanylyltransferase, producing the protein MNADLTLVLGGARSGKSRYAEELVTALGGPRVYIATSQVWDSEMAERVAKHRDDRGPDWTTVEEPRDLTGVLRRHAAEGTGILVDCLTLWLTNLMMAEADVAAETAALIELLPTLPGRVILVSNEVGMGIVPDNALARRFRDHAGRLHQSIAAVAPRVVLTVAGLPMFVKGTPI
- the cobO gene encoding cob(I)yrinic acid a,c-diamide adenosyltransferase — its product is MTADTEDLNRRHAEKMKRRKALQERALASKTVEKGLLMVHTGKGKGKSTAAFGLMMRAVGHGMRVGMVQFVKGAWSTGETVALERFEDLVDFYTMGEGFTWDTQDRARDIAAAEAAWAKAKELMADPRYRLIVLDELNIVLRMDYLPLDEVLATLAARRPDLHVCITGRNAKPELIAAADLVTEMTLVKHPFEAGVKAQAGIEF